The Steroidobacteraceae bacterium genomic interval AAGATCGGCGACACGCTCGCCAACCTTACGTTCCGGTTGCTGTTCAACGACCTCGGATTCAGCAACGACGAGATCGCCCTGTACGATGTCAGCTTTGGCTTCTGGGCCTATCTGATCGGCATATTCATCGGCGGCATTCTCTACACCCGCCTCGGGCTGAAGCGGTCCGTGCTGGTAGCGCTCGTGCTGATGGCAATATCGAACCTGAGTTTTGCCGGACTCGCTGCCGCCGGTCACAGCAATGTCGGCATGGCCGCGGCCATCGGTTTCGAGAACATCGCGAGCGGCTACGGCGGCGTGGTGGTGGTGGCCTATTTCTCCGCGCTATGCGACCTGCGATTCACCGCGACCCAGTACGCGATGATTTCCGCGGCGGCGAGCGTGTTCGGCAGGCTCCTGACCGGCACGACGGCCGGTGGCCTGATCGAGTCGGTCGGTTACGTCAATTTCTACCTGCTGACAACCGTGGTGGCGTTGCCCGGCATTGCGATCTTCGCGTACATGATGCGTCGCGGCCTTGTCGACGACGCGCTCGGCAGCGCCGGCGGCAAAGCTGATTCATGAGCGAGCTCGATCTCGAGCGCGCGATCTGTGCGGCAGCCGACCTCAAGGAAGGTGAGTGCCGGGGGTTCACGGTGGGCGCGGGCGACTGGCCGCTGCAGGGCCTGGTCGTGAAACTACCCGGACGGATCGTCGCCTTCCGCAATGTCTGCCCACATGCAGGCCATCCGTTGAATCTGCGGCCGAATGATTTTCTCTCGCCTGACGGCATGCTGATCATGTGCCACTCTCACGGCGCGTTGTTCGAGAAATCGACGGGACTTTGCGTCGCCGGGCCCTGTCAGGGTCGGCACCTGCGCCCCATTGCGATCGAAGTCGCCTCAGGTGTGGTGCTGCTCGCCGGGGAGGACGACCCCGCGGGATGACAACAGGCCGCCGTCCTGCCCTGTGAGGCAGGCAGTCGGCCCGAAATCGTCAACGACTCTCGAAGATGTCCAGGCTATCGAGCGGACTTGCCCACACGCGATCGTTCTCGCTGTCGACCGAGGTGCCACGCGCATCGTCTTCGCTGTCGATATCGACGGAGCCGGTCCAGTCCTCCGGCGCTTCGGCGTCCTCGAGGCTGCCCTCGGCCCACTGTGATTCCCAGTCTTCCATGTCGAGTTCCTCGACGGTGCCGTCGAAGTACTGGATTTCGATCGTGCCATCTTCTTCGTCGCAAGCGACGACTTCGAACAGATCACCACCTTTGTAGCGGTACCATTCACCGACCACGGGTTGAGGTCCATTCATCATGATCCTCCTGTCGCTGGTAAGCTCTGCTCGTCAATTGATGGTGCGCCTCCAGCGGCCATCTTTCAATAAGTGTTTTTTGCGCAAAGCACCATGACGGAACAACTGCTCAAATTCTTTGTCGTCTTCTTCGTAATCGTCGAGCCTGTGTCGCTGGTGCCGATATTCGTCGGACTCACCGAAGGCGCGGATAATCGCTATAAACACCGCATGGCAGTGAAGGCGGTGCTGATCTCGGGCGGCATCCTGATGCTCTTCGCGGTCGCAGGCGCGCCGTTTCTGCGTCTCATGGGCATCAGCATCGACGCATTCCGTATCTTCGGCGGGCTGTTGCTTTTCCTCGTCGCGCTGGAGATGGTCTTCGCACGCGAATCAGGCACGCGTACTTCGGAACCGGAGCGTGCCGAAGCGCGTCAGCGCACCGATATATCAGTGTTTCCCTTGGCTTTTCCGTTGATTGCAGGTCCCGGCGCGCTCGCCAGCATCCTGCTCTGGTTCGGTCGTGTGCCGATCTTCGAGAAGCCGCTGTTGTTTTCCGGCCTCATGCTCTGCGTCTTCCTCGTGCTGCTCATCGCGTTGCTGATCATGTGGGTGGCGACGCCGTTGATGCGTTTCATCGGCGTGACCGGCGCGAATGTTGCAAATCGATTACTCGGAGTCGTGCTCGGGGCACTGTCCGTGCAATTTGTCATCGACGGATTGCGCGGTACCTTCGGATTTTAGGTAGCCGAGGTCCCACACGCCGTGGCCGAGTCGCCGGCCACGTTGCTCGAAGCGCGTGCGAATGCGCCACGCGGGTCTTGCGACGAATCCCCCATCTGGCGCGAGACTGCAAAGCGCTGCAGCGTCGTTGCATATGCTCTGCATCTGCTCGGCATAGTCCTGCCAGTCGGTCGCCAGGCGCAGCGCGCCGCCCGTTCGCAGGCTACGCGCGATCAATGCGACGAACTGCGGCTGGATCAATCGGCGCTTGTGGTGGCGCTTCTTGTGCCAGGGGTCCGGGAACAGGACCAGGACTTCATCCAACGAACCGGCTTCAATGCCGCGGGCGAAAACCTCGGCGGCGTCGTGGCAAATGACCCGCAGGTTAGCGAGCGCGAGACCTTCGGCCTCGCGCAACAGGCGGCCGACTCCCGGGCGGTGCACTTCGATGCCAAGGAAATTGCATTGCGGCCTGGCTTGCGCGAGCGCCGACAGCTGTTCACCATTGCCGAAGCCGATTTCGACCGTGACCGGCGCGGTGCGACCGAACAGCTGGTCGAAATCGAGCCGCCCGCCGTCGAATTCGATGCCAAAGCGCGGCCAGAGCCGATCGAGTGCGTTTTCCTGCGCCGCTGTAATGCGACCTGCGCGCAATACGTAGCTGCGCACTTTGCGAGGGTTCGGCGGTGGTGCGCGCTCTGTCATCGCCCGATTATCGCCGGGCGGCCGGCCGAGCGGCCAGGTTGGCGGCGATTTGCCCGCACCCGGCATCGCGCATAAAATTCATCGCTCTCGCGGGCGTAGTTCAATGGTAGAACTGTAGCTTCCCAAGCTACTAACGTGGGTTCGATTCCCATCGCCCGCTCCAAGAAATCCGTCGCCCGCCGATTGGGCAGGCGGGCCATGAGAAGCTGTTCCGACAGCGAGGGAGTGCCTGATGAGATTCTCGACAATGCCGGTCGCGGCACCGCTCGTGCTGGCGGCATGCCTCGTGACCGGTTGCGGCAGGAGCACACCCGACCCTGCGGCCGCTGCCGCAAAGCCCATGCCGGCTGCGGGAGATCGCTGGGCGAGCATCAGCAACGAATTCATCGAGGCCTATTTCGCCGCGCGGCCGATGTTTGCCGTGCGCGCTGGACGGCATGAGTTCGACGGCCAGATGCCGGATCTGTCGCGGGCAGGGATCGCAGCCGAGATCAGTCGCCTGCACGAACTGCGTGCCGTCATCGCAGCGCCGCCCGATGGCGAACTGGGCGACAGCCAGAAGTTCGAACGCGAACTGCTGGGCTGGGTGATCGACAGCGACCTTTTCTGGCTCGAGGAAGCCGAGCAGCCGGCGCGCAATCCGGCCTGGTATTCCGAGCAGCTCGATCCGGAAGTCTACCTTACGCGCAATTACGCGCCGCTCGCCACGCGCATGCTGGCGTATACCAATTACGCGCGAGCAATTCCGCGCATTGCCCAGAACATCAAGGAGAACCTGCGACTGCCATTGCCGCCGGTTTTCGTCGACTACGGCGTGAACGCCTTTGGCGGTTATGCAAGTTTCTTCCGCGATGATGTGCCGAAGTTGTTCACAACAGTGGACGATCCGAAACTGCAGGCCGATTTCGCGGCCGCGAATTCGGCCGCCGCAACCGCCATGTCCGATCTCGCGGCCTGGTTCGAATCACAGCGCGCGAGCGCCGGCGGCGATTTTGCGCTCGGGCCGAGGCTCTTCGCGCGCATGTTGAGTGCGACCGAGAGGCTCGATCTGCCTCTCGAGCGAATCGAGGCAGTCGGTCGCGAGGACCTGCAGCGAAACCTCGCTGCACTCGAGGCAGCCTGCGCGCAGTTGTTGCCGGGACGCGGCGTGCAACGCTGTGTCGATGCAGCCGAGGCCGACAAGCCGGCGGGTGGTGCGGTCGCCGCGGCGCGTGAGCAATTGCCGAAGCTGCGTGAATTCGTCGCGGCACAGGAGCTGGTGACGATTCCGGGCAACGAGAATGCGCTGGTCGATGAAGCGCCGCCCTACAACAGGGCCAATTTTGCCTACATCAATGTACCCGGGCCCTATGACGAAGGCCTGCCGGCCACGTATTACGTCGCACCGCCCGACCCGAAGTGGAGCAAGCGCGAGCAGGCGGCCTATGTGCCGGGCAAGTCACGGTTGCTGTTCGTTTCTGCGCATGAAGTATGGCCCGGGCATTTCCTGCAGTTCCTGCACGCCAACCGGAATCCATCGAAGCTCGCGGCCCTGTTCGTTGGCTATGCGTTCGCGGAAGGCTGGGCGCACTACAGCGAGGAGTTGATGTGGGACGCGGGTCTCGGCGATCAGCAGCCGGCCGCGCATGTGGCGCAGCTCGGCCAGGCGCTGTTGCGCGACGTCAGGTATTTGTCGGCTGTGGGCATGCATGCGCGCGGCATGACACTCGAGGAGTCGGAACAGATGTTCCTCACCCAGGCTTACGCCGACGCCGGCACGGCTCGTCAGCAGGCGGCGCGCGGTGCGCGCGACCCGGCCTACCTCAATTACACGCTCGGCAAGCTGCAGATCCGCAAGCTGCGCACCGATTGGCTCGCTGAGCAGAAAGTCGCAGGCTCGGCGCTGGATACGGCGGCACGACAGGCCTTGCACCGCTTCCACGATGGCATGTTGTCCTATGGCGGTCCGCCGATCAGCATGGTTCGCGAACGCATGCTCAGTGCAAAGGGCGACAGCCTGTGAGGTTGCTGGGTCAACTGCTGCTGAAGGGCCTGATCACCATCCTGCCGGTCGGCCTCACGGCCTACTTCATGTACTGGCTGAGTGTAACCATCGAGACCCTGCTGTCGCGGCCGCTGCAGGCGGTGCTTGGGTCGCAGCATTACTGGCCGGGAATGGGCCTGCTCGCCGGGCTCGCCCTGCTCCTCGTGGTCGGTGTGCTGGTCAACGCCTACCTCGTGCAGCGCCTGCTCGGATTCGGAGAACGGCTGCTACTCAAGGTTCCCGTCGTCAAGACCGTCTACAGCGCGATTCGCGACATGACGCGTCTCGTCGATGCCGGCGGCAAGCGCGACCTCGAGCGCGTGGTTGCCTTGCGCTACGGGTCGGCGCGCCTCATCGGATTCGTCACCCAGGACGATGCGCGTATCGAGGGCATCGATCTTGCCGAGGAAACCGTAGCCGTGTATCTGCCGATGAGCTACCAGATCGGCGGCTACACCGTCTATGTACCGAAGTCAGAAATAGAGCCTGTCGCGATGCCGGTGGAGCAGGCCATGCGGGTCGTGCTGACCGGTGGCCTGCAGGGACGCTAGATACATGCACGACCTGAACAGGCTTCGCACCGAACTCATTGCCGTCCTCGGCGCCGATGCGGTCAGCAGCGAACTCGAGGATCGCGAGGCCATGTCCGCGGATGCTTATTCCCGTGGCGCGACCTGCGCCATGGTTATTCGCAGCCGCGACCGCGCCGCGCTTGCGCGCGCCGTCGCGATGCTCGCCGCGGCCGGCGTGCACATCGTGCCGCGCGGCGGCGGTATGTCCTATACCGGCGGCTACACCCCCTCGAGCGAGCGCTCGGTCATCGTCGATCTCGCCGTGCTCGACCGGATCGTCGAGATCAATCCCGACGACATGTATCTTCGCGTCGAGTCCGGCTGCACCTGGCAACAAATCCACGCGGCATTGCAGGCGCATGATCTCAGGCTGCCATGCTTCGGGACCTTCTCGGGCGCGCGCGCAACGGTTGGCGGTGGTTTGTCGAACGGCGCCCTGTTCATGGGAAGCGCACGTTTTGGCACGGTGGCGGATTCACTGCTTGGCCTCGAGGTCCTGCTGGCTGATGGCACCATCCTTCGGACCGGCCAGTTGGGTTTCGCTGCCGCCACGAAACCGTTCTATCGCACCTATGGCCCGGATCTCACCGGTCTGTTCGTGCACGATGCGGGCGCCTTCGGCATCAAACTCGAGGCGAGCTTCAGGCTGATCCGCCGGCCCGCTGCGCAGGCCTTCGCATCGGTCGCGTTCGGCGATCTGCTGTCTGCGGCGCACGGTCTGAGCGCCGTCGGGCGCAGCGGGTTTGCCGAAGAGGCCTATGTATTCGACCCCGAATCGACGCGGCGCAATCTCGAAGGCCTGGGTCTTGCGGACAGCCTCGGCAAACTCGCGGCGGTCTTCCGCTCCGGCAGCAGCATCGCGAAAAGCGTAGGCTCGGTTGCGAGAGTTGCCGTGGGCGGCCTCAAGCTTCGAGACGACGATATTTTTTCGCTCCACATGGCGTTCGCAGGCGACAGCGAGGCTGCCGTGGCCGCGCAGCGCAAGGCCTGCCTGCAACTTGCGCGCGAGGCGGGGGGGCGCGAAATGCCGGCGGCGATTCCCGAAGTGGTCCGGGCGGATCCATTCCCCGCGCCCGATGCGGTACTGGGTCATGACGGGTCGCGCTGGGCCGCGCTCAATGCCAAGGTGGCACATAGCGATGCCGAGCGGCTGATCAATGCCGCGAGCGAGTACTTCGCGAACCGCAGCGCCGCCATGAAGGATGCGGGCGTTACCTTCACGCAATTGCTCATCGCTCTGTCGAACCACGCATTCAGCTATGAGCCGGTTCTGCATTGGCGCGATGAATGGCTGCCCATCCATCGCAATGTGCCGCGCCCCGAAGTCCTGGCCGGTCTTGCCGAGCCGGCCGCGAACCCCGCGGCGCGCGCGCTGGTGGCGGAAATTCGCCGCGACCTCACGACATTGTTTGCAGCCCATGGTGCCGCGTCCAACCAGATCGGCAGAACCTATCCCTATGCCGAATCGCTGCTTGCAGACAACCGCCGCCTCCTCAAGGCGATACGCAGCCAGTTCGATGCGCAGGGCGCCATGAACCGCGGTGCGCTTGGCTTGTGAGATCTGTTCTAGTGCGCCGATACGCTGAGCAGGAGCGCGACCAGCTGCGCGCTGCTCGAGACTTCGCACTTCTGGAAAATATGCTTCAGGTGCGCCTTGATGGTATTGACGGATAGCTCGAGCGTATCGGCAAGGTCGCGGATCCGTGCCGCAAAGGGCAGTTGCGCGGCGACGCAGGCCTCGGCCGGTGTCAGGCCAAACAGCGCGGTTGCGGCCTGGATGTTGATCATCGGCTGACCCAGTTGCGCCCGCAACTGGACGAGATAGTTCGTCGTGGTCGTGCTGCCGTCTGCGCTCGTGATCGCAATCGGCTGGATGCGCGCAGTCGCGACCGATCTGCCTGTCGCATCATGAATATGTATCCACCGGACGTTGCGTCCCTCGAGCGCGGCGGCGAGGGCCTGGCTGTTACGCCACTGCGTCAACTGCAACCGGCCGCCGTCGATGCGCAAGGCGTCGCTTGCCAGGGCAAAGCTGCGCGCGGCGCGATTCGCGAACAGCACGGCCGCTGCGTCGTCGATGACCACGATGGGCTGGCCGTTGTTGTCGAGTACCGCCCGCAGCGTCTCGAGCTGCAGTGATTCCCGGGGCTTATCGGGCCGGTTCGCACCCGGCGTAACGAAATAAAGTGACTCGATGCGTTGCCCGGCGCGGGGCGACGGACGGCGGATGGTAATGGTGTTTCCGACAGGCGGACCAAATCCACGTCGGAAATCGTTGAATGCGGACTCCTGCACGGTAGCTTCCTGACATTTGGCTTCTTCTTGGTTTTCTGTCGCGACCTGCCGGTTTGTCGCAGGTGACAGCGTTTGCCGCAGTCAAACCTGTCTTTCGATACGCAAATAGCAGCTTTCGTCGCAATCCTGGGTGCAGGATACATCAGTCGCTGGTATTCCCCTGGCGAGGCGAAGCAGTTGCGGGCACTGGCGGTAGCGAAGCGTCAGCTCGAGCACGGCCTCCATATAACCGGCTTCCTGTCCTGGCGCGAGGCTCGGCAACAGCAGCGTTCCACCCGGCCGCAGCCATTGCGCCATGGCATGCAGCAGGGATTCCAGCATGTTGTCCGGCAGGAAATGTGCCATGTTTGGCGCATACACGAGCGAGCAATGCCGGAAAGGCAGGCGCCATTGCAGCGCATCGCTCGGTGTTCCCTGAAAGGTGCGCACGCCATATTGGCCAAGCCTGCTGGTGACGACCTGCAGATTGAGTGCATCGGGATCGACGGCAATGACATTGGCCTGGCCGGCGCGCACGCAGTCGCTCAGCTCGGCTTCGCGCATATGCCCGCAGGCAAAGGCGACGATGGTCGATTCCGGAAACTGCCTGCATGCGCTGTCGATGGCGTCTGCAAGCCGCTGCCGGTGCGCGTTCACCGAATGAAAGACGACACTGTTCTTGCGGCACCAGTCGTACATGGCGCGGCCGAGCTCGGTCGTGTCGTCGGGCAGCGTGACCAGTCCGTACATGTGATCGTAAAGCACGGCATCGCCGGCGTAGCCGCGCGGCTTGCGATAGCCCCAGGCGGCATAGGGGTTCTGGCGCAGTAGTTCGATCAGCTCGCGGCCGCCGCGATCTTCGGCAAGGTCGCGAATCCAGCGATAGGGGCGCTCTTTGCGCG includes:
- a CDS encoding class I SAM-dependent methyltransferase, whose translation is MFEPATALQMLKEQNVDAAMRYTLDGLAETRKERPYRWIRDLAEDRGGRELIELLRQNPYAAWGYRKPRGYAGDAVLYDHMYGLVTLPDDTTELGRAMYDWCRKNSVVFHSVNAHRQRLADAIDSACRQFPESTIVAFACGHMREAELSDCVRAGQANVIAVDPDALNLQVVTSRLGQYGVRTFQGTPSDALQWRLPFRHCSLVYAPNMAHFLPDNMLESLLHAMAQWLRPGGTLLLPSLAPGQEAGYMEAVLELTLRYRQCPQLLRLARGIPATDVSCTQDCDESCYLRIERQV
- a CDS encoding DUF502 domain-containing protein, encoding MRLLGQLLLKGLITILPVGLTAYFMYWLSVTIETLLSRPLQAVLGSQHYWPGMGLLAGLALLLVVGVLVNAYLVQRLLGFGERLLLKVPVVKTVYSAIRDMTRLVDAGGKRDLERVVALRYGSARLIGFVTQDDARIEGIDLAEETVAVYLPMSYQIGGYTVYVPKSEIEPVAMPVEQAMRVVLTGGLQGR
- a CDS encoding DUF6763 family protein, translated to MMNGPQPVVGEWYRYKGGDLFEVVACDEEDGTIEIQYFDGTVEELDMEDWESQWAEGSLEDAEAPEDWTGSVDIDSEDDARGTSVDSENDRVWASPLDSLDIFESR
- a CDS encoding MarC family protein; translated protein: MTEQLLKFFVVFFVIVEPVSLVPIFVGLTEGADNRYKHRMAVKAVLISGGILMLFAVAGAPFLRLMGISIDAFRIFGGLLLFLVALEMVFARESGTRTSEPERAEARQRTDISVFPLAFPLIAGPGALASILLWFGRVPIFEKPLLFSGLMLCVFLVLLIALLIMWVATPLMRFIGVTGANVANRLLGVVLGALSVQFVIDGLRGTFGF
- a CDS encoding helix-turn-helix transcriptional regulator encodes the protein MQESAFNDFRRGFGPPVGNTITIRRPSPRAGQRIESLYFVTPGANRPDKPRESLQLETLRAVLDNNGQPIVVIDDAAAVLFANRAARSFALASDALRIDGGRLQLTQWRNSQALAAALEGRNVRWIHIHDATGRSVATARIQPIAITSADGSTTTTNYLVQLRAQLGQPMINIQAATALFGLTPAEACVAAQLPFAARIRDLADTLELSVNTIKAHLKHIFQKCEVSSSAQLVALLLSVSAH
- a CDS encoding Rieske 2Fe-2S domain-containing protein, with protein sequence MSELDLERAICAAADLKEGECRGFTVGAGDWPLQGLVVKLPGRIVAFRNVCPHAGHPLNLRPNDFLSPDGMLIMCHSHGALFEKSTGLCVAGPCQGRHLRPIAIEVASGVVLLAGEDDPAG
- a CDS encoding DUF885 domain-containing protein, whose amino-acid sequence is MRFSTMPVAAPLVLAACLVTGCGRSTPDPAAAAAKPMPAAGDRWASISNEFIEAYFAARPMFAVRAGRHEFDGQMPDLSRAGIAAEISRLHELRAVIAAPPDGELGDSQKFERELLGWVIDSDLFWLEEAEQPARNPAWYSEQLDPEVYLTRNYAPLATRMLAYTNYARAIPRIAQNIKENLRLPLPPVFVDYGVNAFGGYASFFRDDVPKLFTTVDDPKLQADFAAANSAAATAMSDLAAWFESQRASAGGDFALGPRLFARMLSATERLDLPLERIEAVGREDLQRNLAALEAACAQLLPGRGVQRCVDAAEADKPAGGAVAAAREQLPKLREFVAAQELVTIPGNENALVDEAPPYNRANFAYINVPGPYDEGLPATYYVAPPDPKWSKREQAAYVPGKSRLLFVSAHEVWPGHFLQFLHANRNPSKLAALFVGYAFAEGWAHYSEELMWDAGLGDQQPAAHVAQLGQALLRDVRYLSAVGMHARGMTLEESEQMFLTQAYADAGTARQQAARGARDPAYLNYTLGKLQIRKLRTDWLAEQKVAGSALDTAARQALHRFHDGMLSYGGPPISMVRERMLSAKGDSL
- a CDS encoding FAD-binding oxidoreductase produces the protein MHDLNRLRTELIAVLGADAVSSELEDREAMSADAYSRGATCAMVIRSRDRAALARAVAMLAAAGVHIVPRGGGMSYTGGYTPSSERSVIVDLAVLDRIVEINPDDMYLRVESGCTWQQIHAALQAHDLRLPCFGTFSGARATVGGGLSNGALFMGSARFGTVADSLLGLEVLLADGTILRTGQLGFAAATKPFYRTYGPDLTGLFVHDAGAFGIKLEASFRLIRRPAAQAFASVAFGDLLSAAHGLSAVGRSGFAEEAYVFDPESTRRNLEGLGLADSLGKLAAVFRSGSSIAKSVGSVARVAVGGLKLRDDDIFSLHMAFAGDSEAAVAAQRKACLQLAREAGGREMPAAIPEVVRADPFPAPDAVLGHDGSRWAALNAKVAHSDAERLINAASEYFANRSAAMKDAGVTFTQLLIALSNHAFSYEPVLHWRDEWLPIHRNVPRPEVLAGLAEPAANPAARALVAEIRRDLTTLFAAHGAASNQIGRTYPYAESLLADNRRLLKAIRSQFDAQGAMNRGALGL
- the trmB gene encoding tRNA (guanosine(46)-N7)-methyltransferase TrmB: MTERAPPPNPRKVRSYVLRAGRITAAQENALDRLWPRFGIEFDGGRLDFDQLFGRTAPVTVEIGFGNGEQLSALAQARPQCNFLGIEVHRPGVGRLLREAEGLALANLRVICHDAAEVFARGIEAGSLDEVLVLFPDPWHKKRHHKRRLIQPQFVALIARSLRTGGALRLATDWQDYAEQMQSICNDAAALCSLAPDGGFVARPAWRIRTRFEQRGRRLGHGVWDLGYLKSEGTAQSVDDKLHGQCPEHDSE